A genome region from Tolypothrix sp. PCC 7712 includes the following:
- a CDS encoding ATP-binding sensor histidine kinase: MPAENFKPIIPGYQIGSQLYIGSRTRVYRAIREQDQLPVVIKLLASQYPSFNELLQFRNQYTISKNFQIPGIIHPLSLEPYDNGYILVMEDTGGISLREYIKTVNLSLKEFLAIGIQLANIIGYLHNQRVIHKDIKPANILIHPETKQIQIIDFSISSLLPKETQEIQNPNVLEGTLAYISPEQTGRMNRGIDYRSDFYSLGVTFYELLTGELPFLSDDPIKLVHSHIATIPKKLGNREQGTVNREEVPQVVADIVMKLLAKNAEDRYQSALGLKHDLETCLAQLEDTGEIRYFEIGQRDVCDRFLIPEKLYGRETEVSTLLQAFERVANGTSEMMLVAGFSGIGKTAVVNEVHKPITRQQGYFIKGKFDQFNRNIPLSAFVQALRDLMGQLLSESDTQLQTWKAKFLDAVGEHGQVLIEVIPELEIIIGKQPPAPELSGNAVQNRFNLLFQKFIGVFTNKQHPLVIFLDDLQWADLASLQLIKLVMGDNGHLLLLGAYRDNEVSSAHPLILTVEYLQKTGTTINIITLAPLALSDTNLLVTDTLQCSIQQAQSLTELIYRKTKGNPFFITQFLKALHEDGQITFNHHQGYWECDIAEIKALSFTDDVVEFMAQQLQKLPSETQNVLKLAACIGNSFDLATLAIVSQQSQIHTATALWKALQEGLILPTSQIYKFFQAEITEPTLGEQSINLTYRFLHDRIQQAAYKLIAEDDKQATHLTIGELLLSNTPETQLDANIFEIVNHLNIGIELITQADKKLELARLNLIAGCKAKNAIAYDAAVKYFTQGIDLLPPTAWTVHYKLTLNLHHERLEAACLNTDFDKLAAWGDIVLQSAASLLDTIKVHETRMTAFRSQGKFLQVVETGLQVLKLLGVEFPQEPTMADIGAAAAQTRQLWQGRAPLSLLDLPVMSDLQQLAAMQILTKLVPSAHIVAPLLLPLLIFKQVEMSIECGNSSIAIFTYADYGLILCGVMGDLDAGYEFGQVSLKLLEQYQIPAFKSRAYFIVNSFIRHWKEPLSQSIPFLLEGYQSGLETGDWECVALNLVSYGQYSYWSGRGLNDLAEEMEAYRQAISQVKQDATLKYHECYQQVIINLLGRVKVAYDLQGTVFNKSEALTHLQAMNDQTGLFHVSLNQTILYYLFGKYESALVQTALAEQYSHAGIGYFMVVVQVFYDALVHLANYAEASPQQQSAIIERVNNHQAKLQNWATHAPCNHQHRWELVAAERDRILGQFTAAMEHYELAINGAKTHGYLQEEALSNELAAKFYLEWGKQKVAAGYMQEAYYCYARWGAKAKTDDLENRYPNLLRPILQQTVQSLNPLETLASMTALNVSIHNSTKNNNSSSSINNALDFAAILQASQSLSSTIQLDELMYQLTQMILQHSGGDRCALILPDSHGKWQVRAVATPETTELCTELLEGNPHFPLKLIQYVKNTQEVVVIDELKTNLPVIDEYLNQRQPKSLLCLPILNQGHLIGILYLKNRSTSGVFTSDRILLLNFLCTQAAISLENARLYQDSQKYAQKLEKSLEQLNLSENRFQKLADNIPGLIYQIRIQADGSSSISYVSSGCQTLYEVAPEDLMSGKYSLRDFEHPDDRAEAFRASMESAKNLTPFHHEWRIITPNGNIKWVKAASQPERREDGEMVWDGIVIDISEQQTALHERKLAEQQQQRLLGILEATPDIVGIADANGNSLYVNPSGQKFWQMKDSAAEFHIARVTTPTVMAYLQNVAIPTAINRGTWSGESAILDSQGNEVPVSQVIIAHKNAADEVEYLATIIRDLRERKQAEAAIEQKSQELETALQELQKAQLQMVQNEKMSALGNLVAGVAHEMNNPLGFISASLKQVKPTLDDITEHLKLYQQALPEPEAEILDHAEEIDLDYSLEDLPKIIDSMVIACDRLKNISTSLRTFSRADKDYKVPFNINQGLDSTILILKHRLKANEKRPEIIVETEYANFAPIDCFPGQLNQVFMNVLANAIDALDELFIGQSYEQMKLRNPIIIVKTAIDNYNVKISIADNGKGMSEEVKMHIFDHLFTTKGVGKGTGLGLAIARQIVEEKHEGKIEVNSVLGEGTEFAIFLPIADKSK; this comes from the coding sequence ATGCCTGCTGAGAACTTTAAACCCATCATCCCAGGATATCAAATTGGCTCTCAACTCTATATTGGCTCCAGAACTAGAGTCTATCGAGCTATCCGGGAGCAGGATCAACTTCCAGTGGTAATTAAACTTCTTGCCTCTCAATATCCCAGCTTTAACGAATTGCTGCAATTTCGTAACCAATATACTATCAGCAAAAATTTTCAGATTCCCGGTATTATTCATCCTTTATCATTAGAACCTTACGATAACGGTTATATTTTGGTGATGGAAGATACAGGAGGGATTTCTTTACGAGAATATATCAAAACAGTTAATCTCTCTTTAAAGGAATTTTTGGCTATTGGTATTCAATTAGCCAATATTATTGGATATTTACACAATCAGCGTGTCATTCATAAAGATATAAAACCCGCAAATATTCTCATTCATCCTGAAACAAAACAAATTCAAATTATCGACTTTAGTATCTCTTCATTACTTCCTAAAGAAACCCAAGAAATTCAAAATCCCAATGTCTTAGAAGGAACTCTCGCTTATATTTCTCCCGAGCAAACAGGCAGAATGAATAGGGGGATAGATTACCGCAGTGATTTCTATTCTTTGGGTGTAACATTTTATGAGTTATTAACCGGAGAATTACCATTTCTCTCTGACGATCCCATCAAATTAGTGCATTCTCATATTGCAACAATTCCTAAAAAATTAGGAAACAGGGAACAGGGAACGGTGAATAGAGAGGAAGTTCCGCAAGTAGTGGCGGATATTGTGATGAAGTTGTTGGCGAAAAACGCTGAAGATAGATATCAAAGTGCATTGGGATTAAAGCATGATTTAGAAACTTGTTTAGCACAACTCGAAGATACAGGAGAAATTAGATATTTTGAAATTGGGCAACGGGATGTGTGCGATCGCTTCCTGATTCCCGAAAAATTATATGGGCGAGAAACAGAAGTTTCTACCTTGCTGCAAGCTTTTGAGCGTGTCGCTAATGGTACATCAGAAATGATGCTGGTGGCAGGATTTTCAGGTATTGGTAAAACTGCAGTAGTTAATGAAGTCCACAAGCCAATTACCCGTCAGCAGGGATATTTCATTAAAGGTAAATTTGACCAATTTAATCGCAATATTCCCTTATCAGCTTTTGTGCAAGCTTTACGCGATTTAATGGGGCAATTGTTGTCAGAATCGGACACGCAACTACAAACATGGAAAGCGAAATTTTTGGATGCTGTTGGAGAGCATGGACAAGTTCTCATTGAAGTAATCCCAGAACTAGAAATCATTATTGGCAAACAACCCCCTGCACCAGAATTATCAGGAAATGCAGTACAGAATCGGTTTAATTTATTGTTTCAAAAGTTTATTGGCGTTTTCACTAATAAACAACATCCATTAGTGATATTTTTGGATGATTTACAGTGGGCAGATTTAGCTTCTCTACAGTTAATTAAACTGGTGATGGGAGACAATGGACATCTATTATTATTAGGTGCTTATCGAGATAATGAAGTTTCCTCAGCACATCCTTTGATATTAACAGTAGAGTATCTGCAAAAAACGGGAACAACAATTAATATAATTACCCTGGCACCTCTAGCTTTAAGTGATACGAATTTGTTGGTTACTGATACGTTGCAATGTTCCATCCAGCAAGCGCAATCACTGACAGAATTAATCTATCGCAAAACCAAAGGTAATCCATTTTTTATTACGCAGTTTCTCAAAGCATTACACGAAGATGGACAGATTACCTTTAATCATCATCAAGGTTATTGGGAATGTGATATTGCTGAAATTAAAGCGCTATCTTTCACTGATGATGTTGTAGAGTTTATGGCGCAGCAATTGCAGAAATTGCCGAGTGAAACGCAAAATGTGTTGAAGTTAGCCGCTTGTATTGGTAACTCGTTTGATTTAGCAACTTTGGCAATTGTTTCTCAGCAATCTCAAATTCATACCGCTACAGCTTTATGGAAAGCCCTACAAGAAGGGTTAATTCTGCCAACGAGTCAGATTTATAAATTCTTCCAAGCAGAAATTACAGAACCAACTTTGGGAGAGCAATCTATTAATTTGACTTACCGCTTTTTGCACGATCGCATCCAACAAGCTGCATATAAACTAATTGCTGAAGATGATAAACAAGCAACCCATCTGACAATTGGGGAATTATTGTTATCTAACACCCCAGAAACCCAACTAGATGCAAATATCTTTGAAATTGTCAACCACCTAAATATAGGCATTGAGTTGATTACTCAGGCAGATAAAAAACTGGAATTAGCCCGACTGAATTTAATTGCAGGATGTAAAGCCAAAAATGCGATCGCCTATGATGCGGCGGTGAAATATTTCACTCAAGGAATTGATTTACTACCCCCTACTGCTTGGACAGTACATTACAAATTAACCCTAAATTTGCATCATGAGCGTTTGGAAGCCGCTTGTCTGAACACAGACTTTGACAAGCTAGCAGCATGGGGTGACATTGTGTTGCAATCTGCTGCTTCTCTCTTGGACACCATCAAAGTCCATGAAACAAGAATGACGGCATTCCGCTCTCAAGGTAAATTTCTTCAAGTAGTTGAGACTGGGTTGCAGGTGCTGAAATTACTGGGTGTGGAATTTCCTCAAGAGCCAACTATGGCAGATATTGGTGCAGCAGCCGCGCAAACAAGGCAACTTTGGCAAGGGCGCGCACCCTTGAGTTTGCTAGACTTGCCAGTGATGAGCGATCTGCAGCAACTAGCAGCCATGCAAATCCTCACAAAACTTGTGCCATCAGCCCACATTGTTGCACCTCTACTTTTACCACTACTCATCTTCAAGCAAGTTGAGATGTCTATAGAGTGCGGTAATTCATCGATTGCCATTTTTACCTATGCTGACTACGGGTTGATTCTTTGTGGCGTAATGGGAGATTTAGATGCGGGATATGAATTTGGGCAAGTGTCATTAAAGTTACTAGAGCAATACCAAATTCCCGCATTCAAAAGTAGAGCTTACTTTATTGTCAACAGTTTTATTCGCCACTGGAAAGAACCCTTGAGTCAGTCTATTCCATTTTTATTGGAAGGCTACCAGAGTGGTTTAGAAACCGGAGATTGGGAATGCGTAGCGCTGAACCTGGTGTCATACGGTCAGTACAGTTATTGGAGTGGTCGAGGATTAAATGATTTAGCTGAGGAAATGGAGGCTTATCGGCAAGCCATCAGCCAAGTTAAACAAGATGCAACGTTAAAATATCATGAGTGTTACCAGCAAGTGATTATTAACTTACTGGGAAGGGTAAAAGTTGCCTATGATTTGCAGGGAACAGTCTTTAACAAAAGCGAGGCCTTAACCCACTTGCAAGCGATGAATGACCAAACAGGGTTATTTCATGTTTCTCTAAATCAAACCATTCTCTATTATTTGTTTGGCAAATACGAATCGGCTTTGGTACAAACAGCCCTAGCAGAACAGTACAGTCATGCTGGCATTGGGTATTTTATGGTTGTTGTTCAAGTCTTCTATGATGCCTTAGTTCATCTGGCAAATTATGCTGAAGCTTCTCCACAACAGCAGTCTGCAATTATTGAGCGAGTCAATAACCATCAAGCAAAACTCCAAAACTGGGCAACTCATGCGCCATGCAATCACCAACATCGTTGGGAATTAGTAGCAGCAGAACGCGATCGCATTTTGGGGCAATTTACTGCTGCGATGGAGCATTATGAATTAGCCATTAATGGCGCAAAAACTCACGGTTATTTGCAAGAAGAAGCACTCAGCAATGAATTAGCAGCTAAATTTTACCTGGAATGGGGTAAACAGAAGGTAGCCGCAGGTTATATGCAAGAAGCTTACTACTGCTATGCCCGTTGGGGTGCAAAAGCCAAAACTGATGATTTAGAAAATCGCTATCCCAATTTACTGCGCCCTATTCTGCAGCAAACAGTACAAAGCCTCAATCCTCTAGAAACCTTAGCTTCAATGACTGCGCTGAATGTCTCGATTCATAACTCCACAAAAAATAACAACTCATCCAGCAGTATCAATAATGCTCTAGATTTTGCCGCCATCCTGCAAGCTTCTCAAAGTTTGTCCAGTACGATTCAACTGGATGAACTCATGTATCAACTTACTCAGATGATTCTGCAACATTCTGGGGGCGATCGCTGTGCTTTAATTTTGCCTGATAGTCATGGAAAATGGCAGGTGCGAGCCGTTGCTACACCAGAAACCACAGAACTTTGTACTGAACTCTTAGAAGGAAATCCTCACTTCCCCCTCAAACTGATCCAGTACGTCAAAAATACCCAAGAAGTTGTAGTCATTGACGAACTCAAAACCAATTTACCTGTAATTGATGAATATTTGAATCAGCGACAACCAAAAAGTTTGCTGTGCTTGCCAATTCTTAATCAAGGACATTTAATTGGGATTTTATATTTAAAAAATCGCTCCACTAGCGGCGTGTTTACGAGCGATCGCATTTTGCTGCTCAACTTTCTTTGTACCCAAGCGGCAATTTCTCTAGAAAATGCCCGTCTTTATCAAGATTCGCAAAAATATGCCCAAAAATTAGAAAAATCCTTAGAACAGTTAAATCTTAGCGAAAACCGCTTTCAAAAATTAGCTGATAACATACCAGGATTAATTTATCAGATTCGCATTCAAGCTGATGGTTCATCTTCCATCTCCTATGTCAGTTCTGGATGTCAAACTCTGTACGAAGTCGCCCCAGAAGATTTGATGTCAGGAAAATACAGCTTGCGTGATTTTGAACATCCCGACGATCGCGCAGAGGCTTTTCGCGCCTCGATGGAATCAGCAAAAAATCTCACCCCATTTCATCACGAGTGGCGGATTATTACACCCAATGGCAATATCAAGTGGGTAAAAGCAGCTTCTCAACCAGAACGTAGGGAGGATGGCGAAATGGTATGGGATGGTATTGTGATTGATATTAGCGAACAGCAAACAGCACTTCATGAACGCAAACTTGCTGAACAACAACAACAGAGACTGTTAGGGATTTTGGAAGCTACCCCAGATATTGTAGGTATTGCTGATGCTAATGGTAATAGTCTTTATGTTAATCCTTCTGGACAGAAATTTTGGCAGATGAAAGATAGTGCAGCTGAATTTCACATTGCTAGGGTCACTACACCTACAGTAATGGCATATCTGCAAAATGTTGCTATTCCCACTGCTATCAACCGAGGGACTTGGAGTGGTGAGTCAGCCATTTTAGACTCCCAAGGTAATGAAGTGCCTGTATCTCAGGTAATCATTGCTCATAAAAATGCTGCCGATGAAGTCGAATATCTGGCTACCATTATTCGAGATCTTAGAGAACGCAAACAAGCTGAAGCTGCGATTGAGCAAAAATCCCAGGAACTAGAAACGGCTTTGCAAGAACTGCAAAAAGCTCAATTGCAAATGGTACAAAATGAAAAAATGTCTGCACTAGGTAACTTAGTTGCTGGGGTAGCCCATGAAATGAACAATCCACTAGGATTTATTTCAGCTAGCCTCAAACAAGTTAAACCCACTTTGGATGATATTACCGAACACCTGAAGCTATATCAACAAGCCCTACCCGAACCTGAAGCAGAAATTCTCGATCATGCTGAAGAAATCGACTTGGATTATAGCTTAGAAGACTTACCAAAAATTATCGATTCGATGGTCATAGCTTGCGATCGCTTGAAAAATATTAGCACCAGTTTAAGAACTTTCTCCCGTGCTGATAAAGATTATAAAGTTCCATTTAACATCAATCAAGGGCTGGATAGTACAATTTTAATTCTCAAACATCGCCTCAAAGCTAACGAAAAACGCCCGGAAATTATTGTAGAAACCGAATACGCTAATTTTGCACCTATTGATTGTTTTCCAGGACAATTAAATCAGGTATTTATGAATGTTCTGGCAAATGCTATTGATGCTTTAGATGAATTATTTATCGGTCAGAGTTATGAGCAAATGAAGTTGCGTAATCCTATAATTATCGTCAAGACTGCTATTGATAATTACAATGTCAAAATCTCAATTGCTGATAATGGCAAAGGCATGAGTGAAGAAGTGAAAATGCATATCTTTGACCATTTATTTACTACTAAAGGAGTTGGTAAAGGTACAGGTTTAGGACTCGCTATAGCTAGACAAATTGTTGAAGAAAAACATGAGGGTAAAATTGAGGTCAATTCTGTTTTAGGAGAGGGAACAGAATTTGCAATTTTCCTTCCCATTGCAGATAAATCTAAATAA
- a CDS encoding MFS transporter: protein MKTLSAFTEELAEPLPSKELLTSLTTDSPPKISPQATRTSLKASTIDGVFATIFSNITSGVILINFLLQLGATPVEIGLLSSIPMLANFLQPVGAYFADRTTSRHWYTLAIFGPSRLLWLILVGGIAWFCYYHTPPHQLVIWTLGIVVVTNILGGLGGCAWFSWMAALVPPRLRGRYFGFRNSAASLANFLSVPLLGFAVSAWPGGGIEGFGVLLLLGVVIGLISLACQFWMVDVNPQVYRFGKTARQNSENAETPKLNTFSILKDFNFLKFLVYFGLWTFAVNLSAPFFNLYMLQNLGLDLSTVTLYSSLIAGANLLMLVLWGKLADKIGNRPILLLVGFLIAVTPLFWLGAGNDFISVWVWLPLIHIVWGGFGAAIDLCNSNIQMEMAPLESPSQYFAIAAAVTGVTGGLGSTVGGFLAQLDIIGGLPGLFALSAIVRLMALLPLIFVREPRSKSFSDLLEKILPWKPKSELVSTEKIAA, encoded by the coding sequence GTGAAGACTCTATCTGCCTTTACTGAAGAACTTGCAGAACCCTTACCTTCTAAAGAACTGCTGACATCCCTAACTACAGACTCACCGCCGAAAATTTCTCCGCAAGCAACTCGAACTAGCCTGAAAGCATCTACTATAGATGGCGTATTTGCCACAATTTTTTCTAACATTACCAGTGGCGTAATACTGATTAATTTTTTACTTCAGTTGGGCGCTACCCCAGTAGAAATAGGCTTGCTGTCTTCCATTCCCATGCTGGCAAATTTCCTGCAACCAGTGGGAGCTTATTTTGCCGATCGCACTACCAGCCGTCATTGGTATACCTTAGCAATTTTTGGCCCTTCGCGCTTGCTGTGGCTGATTTTAGTAGGGGGAATTGCATGGTTTTGTTACTATCACACCCCACCCCACCAGTTAGTTATCTGGACACTGGGAATAGTTGTAGTCACCAATATTCTCGGAGGTTTGGGTGGTTGCGCCTGGTTTAGCTGGATGGCGGCTTTGGTTCCCCCGCGCTTGCGAGGGCGTTATTTCGGTTTTCGTAATAGTGCTGCTAGCTTGGCTAATTTTTTATCTGTACCCCTGTTGGGATTTGCGGTTTCCGCTTGGCCTGGTGGTGGAATTGAAGGTTTCGGCGTACTTTTGTTACTAGGAGTAGTCATCGGCCTGATCAGTTTAGCTTGTCAATTTTGGATGGTGGATGTCAATCCCCAAGTTTACCGCTTTGGCAAAACTGCGCGCCAAAACTCAGAAAATGCTGAAACTCCAAAACTAAATACATTTAGCATCCTCAAAGATTTCAACTTTCTCAAATTTCTGGTTTATTTTGGGCTGTGGACATTTGCAGTCAATCTCAGCGCCCCATTTTTTAACCTTTATATGCTGCAAAATTTAGGTTTAGACCTCAGTACAGTCACACTTTATAGTAGTTTGATTGCTGGGGCAAACTTACTCATGCTGGTATTGTGGGGTAAGTTGGCTGACAAGATTGGCAATCGTCCCATACTATTGTTAGTCGGCTTTTTAATTGCAGTCACACCTTTATTTTGGTTAGGGGCTGGGAATGACTTCATTTCTGTATGGGTTTGGCTACCACTGATACATATTGTCTGGGGTGGCTTTGGAGCTGCGATCGACTTGTGCAACAGTAATATTCAGATGGAAATGGCACCATTAGAGTCTCCTTCTCAATATTTTGCGATCGCAGCTGCGGTTACTGGTGTTACTGGTGGTTTAGGCTCAACAGTAGGCGGCTTTTTAGCCCAGCTAGATATCATTGGTGGCTTACCTGGATTATTTGCGCTTTCAGCTATAGTGCGATTGATGGCGCTGTTACCTCTAATATTTGTTAGAGAACCACGTAGTAAATCCTTTAGTGATTTGCTAGAAAAAATCTTACCTTGGAAGCCAAAATCAGAGCTTGTTTCCACCGAAAAAATTGCTGCTTAA
- a CDS encoding DNA cytosine methyltransferase, whose amino-acid sequence MRLRTDNLELSTVHQRPIAVDLFAGAGGMTLGFEQAGFDVLASVEIDPIHCAIHEFNFPFWKVLCQSVVDTTGEEIRKRSQIGDREIDVVISGSPCQGFSLIGKRAVDDPRNSLVFHFHRLVLELQPKFFVMENVRGITIGEHKQILQTLISEFQSKGYQVEENYQILNAAHYGVPQARERLFLLGAREDIALPKYPQPITQIAKPHDSIKPNSSPLPMSPTVWDAIGDIPEVENYDELLAQDSVLAEYGKPSNYARQLRCIETLTNNYSYPRKFNFQILSSSFRTKHSDATRERFAATMQGEREPISRFHKLHPAGVCNTLRAGTDMYRGSFTSPRPIHPFTPRCITVREAARLHSYPDWFRFHITKWHGFRQVGNSVPPYLAKSIASEIINVLGISPSQPNIIQELGDESLLHFKMLEAAKYYGVNPKVMEIISDSANL is encoded by the coding sequence ATGAGACTCAGAACTGATAACTTAGAACTCAGCACTGTTCATCAAAGACCAATTGCAGTTGACTTGTTTGCTGGTGCAGGCGGTATGACTCTTGGGTTTGAACAAGCTGGCTTTGATGTGCTGGCATCTGTTGAAATCGACCCGATTCACTGTGCCATCCATGAATTTAATTTTCCTTTTTGGAAAGTGTTATGCCAAAGCGTTGTAGACACTACAGGGGAAGAAATTAGAAAGCGATCGCAAATTGGCGATCGTGAAATAGATGTGGTAATTTCAGGTAGTCCTTGCCAAGGTTTCTCTCTCATTGGTAAACGCGCTGTTGACGACCCCCGCAACTCTTTAGTATTTCACTTTCATCGCCTAGTTTTGGAGTTGCAACCGAAGTTTTTTGTGATGGAAAATGTCCGGGGCATCACAATTGGCGAACATAAACAAATTCTGCAAACTTTGATTAGTGAGTTTCAAAGTAAAGGCTATCAAGTAGAAGAAAATTACCAAATTCTTAATGCTGCCCATTACGGTGTACCACAAGCGCGAGAAAGATTATTTTTGTTAGGCGCAAGGGAAGATATAGCTTTACCAAAATATCCGCAGCCGATTACTCAAATCGCAAAGCCTCATGATTCTATAAAACCAAATTCATCTCCCTTGCCAATGAGTCCGACCGTATGGGATGCCATTGGTGATATACCAGAAGTAGAAAATTATGATGAGTTACTTGCACAAGATTCAGTATTAGCAGAATATGGTAAACCTAGTAATTATGCTAGGCAACTTCGCTGTATTGAAACTTTAACAAATAATTATTCCTACCCTCGTAAATTTAATTTTCAAATTCTCTCTTCCAGTTTCCGCACCAAACACTCAGATGCAACTAGAGAACGCTTTGCGGCTACAATGCAAGGAGAAAGAGAACCTATTAGTCGGTTTCATAAATTACATCCGGCTGGTGTTTGTAACACATTAAGAGCAGGTACAGATATGTATCGTGGCTCTTTTACTTCTCCTAGGCCAATTCATCCTTTTACACCTAGATGTATAACAGTTAGAGAAGCAGCAAGGCTACATTCTTATCCCGATTGGTTTAGATTTCATATTACAAAATGGCACGGATTCCGCCAAGTTGGTAACTCTGTACCTCCTTATTTAGCTAAGTCTATTGCATCAGAAATTATCAATGTACTGGGTATATCACCATCTCAACCAAACATCATTCAAGAACTTGGGGATGAAAGTTTATTGCATTTTAAGATGTTGGAAGCGGCTAAATATTATGGTGTTAATCCCAAAGTAATGGAGATTATCAGCGATAGTGCAAACTTATAA
- a CDS encoding CHAD domain-containing protein — MEVDTNTTIQTLGDYAYQAIEKHYKKTLKWEKSVKKDEDPEALHQMRVGMRRLRTSVSRFAIALDLSKPISDKNIGKIARRLGNLRDLDVLKESLEKEYKPQLSSKDQKHLNTAFDALAKQREHALDTVQTTLKDDSYKSLKQALEDWLEKPSYQELASITIQQVLPDLLLPEVSQFLLHPGWLVGTEIVESQFKVRTDWGAKKVEQHLTNEGEKLHSLRKQAKRVRYQMDLFADLYNESYAAYIADVKNIQDILGAMQDSVVLTEWLEDVFKSDMDSHVHGLNKLLTENRYKLWQQWQPLQERYLTTETRHGFHLTILHPKDSGFINEDETSAQTIG; from the coding sequence ATGGAAGTAGATACAAATACCACAATCCAAACGCTAGGAGATTACGCTTATCAGGCGATTGAAAAACATTATAAGAAAACATTGAAGTGGGAAAAATCAGTTAAGAAAGATGAAGACCCAGAGGCGTTGCATCAAATGCGAGTAGGAATGCGTCGCTTACGTACCTCTGTCAGTAGATTTGCGATCGCCTTAGATTTATCTAAGCCAATTAGTGATAAAAATATTGGAAAAATTGCTCGTCGCCTGGGTAATCTCCGAGATTTAGATGTACTCAAAGAAAGTCTAGAAAAAGAATATAAACCACAGCTATCTTCTAAAGATCAGAAGCATTTAAATACAGCTTTTGATGCTTTAGCTAAACAACGTGAACACGCACTAGATACTGTACAAACAACATTAAAAGATGACTCATATAAGTCTTTAAAACAAGCTTTAGAAGATTGGTTAGAAAAACCCAGTTATCAAGAATTAGCTTCGATTACTATTCAGCAAGTTCTACCAGATTTACTGTTACCAGAAGTGAGTCAGTTTTTATTGCATCCTGGTTGGCTAGTGGGTACTGAAATTGTGGAATCGCAATTCAAAGTCCGCACCGATTGGGGAGCCAAAAAAGTAGAACAACACTTAACTAATGAAGGCGAAAAACTTCATAGCTTACGCAAACAAGCTAAACGTGTCCGCTACCAAATGGATTTATTTGCAGATTTGTACAACGAATCCTATGCAGCGTATATTGCAGATGTAAAAAATATCCAAGATATTTTGGGTGCAATGCAAGATAGTGTGGTGTTAACTGAATGGCTTGAGGATGTCTTTAAGTCAGATATGGATTCTCATGTGCATGGACTGAATAAATTACTCACTGAAAATCGCTATAAATTATGGCAACAGTGGCAACCATTACAAGAGCGTTATCTGACAACCGAAACTAGACATGGTTTTCATTTAACAATTTTACATCCCAAAGACTCTGGCTTTATTAATGAAGATGAGACTAGCGCCCAGACAATTGGATAG
- a CDS encoding DUF3616 domain-containing protein produces MHNSNLIEPIFLTFTESFQKHRTDLSALLLTPDKYLWVGSDESSTLERLSLIDGKNFGDHQQFRVAEFISLPAPESEEIDIEGLAYADYYLWLVGSHSYKRKKPKTKNTDVKNIQRLATVTSEPNRYILGRIPLVDGKLFSSCPHPQNPDVQLSAAKLECINQSNLLMTALAGDPHLGLYIQAAVPGKDNGFDIEGISIYQNRIFLGLRGPVLRGWAVILEIELEKSTPGLMTLRQIGDVQKGYKKHFLWLNGLGIRDLALDGEDLLILAGPTMDLDGPVQLYRWQGGVNVAENILSYPEFVQDIPYGNREDHAEGMTLFNDITGKPSLLIVYDSPAKSRLVGESGVIADLLSLVMSNE; encoded by the coding sequence ATGCATAACTCTAATTTAATAGAACCAATATTTTTGACATTTACAGAAAGTTTCCAAAAACACAGAACAGACCTTTCAGCATTACTATTAACTCCTGACAAGTATCTCTGGGTGGGATCTGATGAAAGTTCTACCCTGGAAAGACTTTCTTTAATTGATGGTAAGAATTTTGGCGACCATCAACAATTTCGCGTGGCAGAATTTATTAGTTTACCTGCGCCAGAAAGCGAGGAAATTGATATTGAAGGGCTAGCTTATGCCGATTATTACTTATGGCTGGTTGGTTCCCATAGCTACAAACGTAAAAAACCAAAAACCAAAAATACCGATGTCAAAAATATTCAAAGATTAGCAACTGTTACCTCAGAACCTAACCGTTATATTCTTGGCAGAATTCCGCTTGTAGATGGAAAATTATTCTCATCTTGTCCACATCCACAAAACCCAGATGTGCAGTTAAGTGCTGCCAAACTAGAATGTATTAACCAGAGTAATTTGCTAATGACAGCCTTAGCAGGCGATCCTCATTTAGGCTTATATATTCAAGCAGCTGTTCCCGGTAAAGACAATGGTTTTGATATTGAAGGAATCAGCATTTATCAAAATCGAATTTTTCTAGGTTTACGAGGGCCAGTATTACGAGGTTGGGCTGTAATTTTAGAAATTGAATTAGAAAAATCTACCCCAGGATTGATGACATTACGACAAATAGGTGATGTACAAAAAGGGTATAAAAAACATTTTCTGTGGTTGAATGGTTTAGGAATTCGAGATTTAGCTTTAGATGGTGAAGACTTATTGATATTAGCCGGGCCGACGATGGATTTAGATGGCCCAGTGCAACTTTATCGCTGGCAAGGTGGCGTAAATGTAGCCGAAAATATTTTAAGCTACCCAGAGTTTGTGCAAGATATTCCCTATGGTAATCGCGAGGATCATGCTGAGGGGATGACGCTATTTAATGATATTACTGGTAAACCTTCATTGCTGATAGTTTATGACTCCCCAGCTAAGAGTCGGTTAGTAGGAGAGAGTGGAGTAATAGCAGATTTGTTGAGTTTGGTAATGAGTAATGAGTAA